One Georgenia wutianyii DNA segment encodes these proteins:
- the pyk gene encoding pyruvate kinase, protein MRRAKIVCTIGPATESADQIQALVDAGMDVARINRSHGDASEHEAVYHRVRDAAQASGRAVAVLVDLQGPKIRLGRFVEGEVELVEGQTFTITTEDVPGTAEMASTTYSGLPGDCKPGDRILIDDGRVAVRILEVDGPRVVTRVEVAGPVSNNKGLNLPGVAVSVPALSEKDKEDLRWAVRLGADLIALSFVRSAADIDDVHAIMDEEGRRVPVVAKIEKPQAVDNLVEIVDAFDGIMVARGDLGVELPLEEVPVVQKLAVELARRNAKPVIVATQVLDSMITNPRPTRAEVSDCANAILDGADAVMLSGETSVGQFPIEAVRTMARIVEHTEEEASDRIAPLGTTPHTRGGVITRAAAEIGELLGVKYLVTFTQSGDSARRMSRLRSSIPLLAFTPLTSTRNTLALSWGVQTYEVPEVTHTDDMVAHVDKVLRSSGLAEEGDRVVIVAGMPPGKVGTTNSIRVHRLGELPQS, encoded by the coding sequence ATGCGTAGAGCGAAGATCGTGTGCACCATCGGCCCGGCAACGGAGTCCGCAGACCAGATCCAGGCCCTTGTCGACGCGGGGATGGACGTGGCGCGGATCAACCGCAGCCACGGCGACGCCTCCGAGCACGAGGCCGTGTACCACCGGGTGCGCGACGCCGCCCAGGCCTCCGGCCGCGCGGTCGCGGTGCTCGTCGACCTGCAGGGCCCCAAGATCCGCCTCGGGCGGTTCGTCGAGGGCGAGGTCGAGCTCGTCGAGGGCCAGACCTTCACCATCACCACCGAGGACGTCCCCGGTACCGCCGAGATGGCCTCGACGACCTACTCGGGCCTCCCGGGCGACTGCAAGCCCGGTGACCGCATCCTCATCGACGACGGCCGCGTCGCGGTGCGGATCCTCGAGGTCGACGGCCCGCGCGTCGTCACCCGCGTCGAGGTCGCCGGCCCCGTCTCCAACAACAAGGGCCTCAACCTCCCCGGTGTCGCCGTCAGCGTCCCCGCCCTGTCCGAGAAGGACAAGGAGGACCTGCGCTGGGCCGTGCGCCTCGGTGCCGACCTCATCGCGCTGTCCTTCGTGCGCAGCGCGGCGGACATCGACGACGTCCACGCGATCATGGACGAGGAGGGACGCCGCGTCCCCGTCGTCGCCAAGATCGAGAAGCCGCAGGCGGTCGACAACCTCGTCGAGATCGTCGACGCGTTCGACGGCATCATGGTCGCCCGCGGCGACCTCGGCGTCGAGCTGCCCCTCGAGGAGGTGCCGGTCGTCCAGAAGCTGGCGGTCGAGCTCGCCCGTCGCAACGCCAAGCCGGTCATCGTCGCCACCCAGGTGCTCGACTCGATGATCACCAACCCGCGCCCGACCCGCGCCGAGGTGTCCGACTGCGCCAACGCCATCCTCGACGGTGCCGACGCGGTCATGCTCTCCGGTGAGACCTCGGTGGGCCAGTTCCCGATCGAGGCCGTCCGCACGATGGCGCGCATCGTCGAGCACACCGAGGAGGAGGCCAGCGACCGCATCGCGCCGCTCGGCACCACCCCGCACACCCGTGGTGGCGTCATCACCCGCGCGGCCGCCGAGATCGGCGAGCTCCTCGGGGTCAAGTACCTCGTGACCTTCACCCAGTCCGGTGACTCCGCCCGCCGCATGTCGCGGCTGCGCTCCTCGATCCCGCTCCTGGCCTTCACGCCGCTCACCTCCACGCGCAACACCCTCGCGCTGAGTTGGGGCGTGCAGACCTACGAGGTGCCCGAGGTGACCCACACCGACGACATGGTCGCCCACGTCGACAAGGTCCTCCGCAGCTCCGGCCTCGCCGAGGAGGGTGACCGCGTCGTCATCGTCGCGGGCATGCCCCCCGGCAAGGTCGGCACGACCAACTCGATCCGCGTCCACCGGCTCGGGGAGCTCCCCCAGTCCTGA
- a CDS encoding glutamate synthase subunit beta, which yields MADPRGFLTYRERELPARRPVPVRILDFHEVYERRQEDAPALVRQATRCMDCGVPFCHAGCPLGNLIPEWNELTRREDWEAAIGRLHATNNFPEWTGRLCPAPCESACVLGINQPPVTIKNIEQSIADNAWEQGLVTPQVPPRQTGRTVAVIGSGPAGLAAAQQLTRAGHTVAVLEKDDRVGGLLTYGIPDFKMEKVQVTRRLEQMEAEGTIFRTGVEAGTTITGEELLERYDAVVLATGSTVAREVPVPGRELDGVVLAMDYLVQSNRVVAGDVVPDQILATGKDVVVIGGGDTGSDCFGTAKRQGARSVTQIDINVRRPDERAPGEPWPMDPRVFTVSTSHEEGGERVFGTATLELLSDGSAGEGKVSHVRLVEVVRHADRSTTPVEGTERIIPAQLVLIAIGFSGVPREGLVEQLGLEVDERGRVVHDETFATSVPGVFVAGDAGRGQSLIVWAIAEGRSCAATVDRYLGGGTALPAPVSRSSAPIGADIAGLAR from the coding sequence ATGGCTGACCCGCGCGGCTTCCTGACCTACCGGGAGCGCGAGCTTCCCGCCCGCCGTCCGGTGCCCGTCCGCATCCTCGACTTCCACGAGGTCTACGAGCGCCGCCAGGAGGACGCGCCGGCGCTCGTGCGGCAGGCGACCCGCTGCATGGACTGCGGCGTGCCGTTCTGCCACGCGGGCTGCCCGCTCGGCAACCTCATCCCGGAGTGGAACGAGCTCACCCGGCGCGAGGACTGGGAGGCGGCGATCGGCCGGCTCCACGCGACGAACAACTTCCCGGAGTGGACCGGGCGGCTGTGCCCGGCGCCGTGCGAGAGCGCGTGCGTCCTTGGCATCAACCAGCCGCCGGTGACGATCAAGAACATCGAGCAGTCCATCGCGGACAACGCCTGGGAGCAAGGGCTCGTCACCCCCCAGGTGCCGCCGCGGCAGACGGGCCGGACGGTCGCCGTGATCGGCTCCGGGCCGGCCGGCCTGGCCGCCGCGCAGCAGCTCACCCGCGCCGGCCACACCGTCGCGGTGCTCGAGAAGGACGACCGGGTCGGTGGCCTGCTCACCTACGGCATCCCCGACTTCAAGATGGAGAAGGTCCAGGTCACGCGCCGGCTGGAGCAGATGGAGGCCGAGGGCACGATCTTCCGCACGGGGGTCGAGGCCGGGACCACCATCACCGGTGAGGAGCTGCTCGAGCGGTACGACGCCGTCGTCCTCGCGACCGGCTCCACCGTGGCCCGCGAGGTCCCGGTGCCGGGGCGTGAGCTCGACGGCGTCGTGCTCGCCATGGACTACCTCGTCCAGTCCAACCGGGTGGTCGCCGGGGACGTCGTCCCCGACCAGATCCTCGCCACCGGCAAGGACGTCGTGGTCATCGGCGGTGGAGACACCGGCTCCGACTGCTTCGGCACCGCCAAGCGCCAGGGCGCCCGGTCGGTCACCCAGATCGACATCAACGTGCGCCGGCCCGACGAGCGCGCACCCGGCGAGCCGTGGCCGATGGACCCCCGCGTCTTCACCGTCTCGACCTCCCACGAGGAGGGCGGGGAGCGGGTCTTCGGCACCGCGACCCTCGAGCTCCTGTCCGACGGCTCCGCCGGTGAGGGCAAGGTCAGCCACGTCCGCCTCGTCGAGGTGGTCCGCCACGCGGACCGGTCCACGACGCCGGTCGAGGGCACCGAGCGGATCATCCCCGCCCAGCTCGTCCTCATCGCCATCGGGTTCTCCGGGGTGCCGCGCGAGGGCCTCGTGGAGCAGCTCGGGCTCGAGGTCGACGAGCGCGGGCGTGTCGTCCACGACGAGACGTTCGCCACGTCCGTGCCCGGCGTCTTCGTCGCCGGCGACGCGGGCCGCGGCCAGTCGCTCATCGTGTGGGCAATTGCGGAGGGCCGGTCCTGCGCGGCAACCGTGGACCGCTACCTCGGCGGGGGCACCGCGCTGCCCGCCCCGGTGAGCCGTTCCAGCGCGCCGATCGGGGCCGACATCGCCGGACTGGCGCGCTAG
- the gltB gene encoding glutamate synthase large subunit — protein MGPIHGNPPQSGAPPRQGLYDPANEHDACGVAFVATLRGTPSREIVESALTALMNLDHRGAVGAEEDTGDGAGILLQVPDAFLREELGFPLPDPGYYAVGMAFLPGGTSASTERAAAVAAVERIAAEEGLRVLGWREVPVVADLVGPMARSTMPALRHLVVTDADGTRSGVALDRLAYRLRKRAEHEVGVYLASLSSRTLVYKGMLTTTQLAPFFPDLGDPRMVSALALVHSRFSTNTFPSWPLAQPFRLVAHNGEINTVRGNRNWMGAREGVASSELLGDLEPLLPICPPGASDSASFDEVLELLHLAGRSLPHAVLMMIPEAWQNHAEMDASRRAFYEYNSTIMEPWDGPAAMTFTDGTLIGAVLDRNGLRPARYWVTDDIVVLASEAGVLDLDPSTITRKGRLEPGRMFLVDTAAGEVVDDDALKAELAAQHPHADWLAEHTLHLGDLPDREHVLHSRSSVVRRQQVFGYSDEELRIVLAPMAQTGAEALGSMGTDTPVAVLSSRPRLLFDYFAQQFAQVTNPPLDAIREELVTSLGGAIGPEPNLLADLPEHARKLVLPFPTIDNDQLAKIAHLGTARAAKGLSSVVVSGLYPVAGGGAALEQRLQEIFAEVDEAIERGVSFIVLSDRHATATLAPIPSLLLTAAVHHHTLRRRTRTKVSLLVEAGDVREVHHVAMLIGYGAAAVNPYLAMESAEELVLGGTVTGVSAEQAVANVIRALGKGVLKVMSKMGISTVSSYRGAQVFESLGLSRELVDTYFTGTPAPIDGVGLDVVAAEVAARHATAYPPSGISPAHRSLRVGGEYQWRREGEPHLFDPETVFRLQHATRSRKMDVFRDYTRRVDEQSERLMTLRGLFRLRTGERPPVPIDEVEPVSEIVKRFSTGAMSYGSISAEAHETLAIAMNTLGAKSNSGEGGEDTDRLHDPLRRSAIKQVASGRFGVTADYLSSADDIQIKVAQGAKPGEGGQLPGPKVYPWVAGTRHSTPGVGLISPPPHHDIYSIEDLAQLIHDLKNANPQARVHVKLVSEVGVGTVAAGVAKAHADVVLVSGHDGGTGASPLTSLKHAGGPWELGLAETQQTLVLNGLRDRIVVQTDGQLKTGRDVLIAALLGAEEYGFATAPLVVAGCVMMRVCHLDTCPVGIATQNPELRARFTGRAEHIVTFFEFVAQEVRELLASLGLRSIDEAIGRVDLLDTDEAVGHWKTAGLDLSPVLADIDPAPGTARRRVREQDHGLDKSLDVALIEQARPALEDGTPVRIDVPVRNVNRSVGTRLGHEVARRYRSAGLPDGTIDVTLRGTAGQSFGAILPAGITLRLLGDANDYVGKSLCGGRIIVRPEPDSRLRAAENTIAGNVIGYGATSGELFLSGRVGERFCVRNSGATAVVEGVGDHALEYMTGGTVLIAGPTGRNLGAGMSGGTAYVLDLDRARVNAPAVADGELLLVDLDAEDRSIVLDLLRRHLEHTGSTVAAELLDDADATCARFVKVLPRRFAAVSAALADAAQEGLDAGSPDVWSTILEVSNG, from the coding sequence ATGGGGCCGATCCACGGGAACCCGCCGCAGTCCGGAGCGCCGCCGCGTCAGGGGCTGTACGACCCCGCGAACGAGCACGACGCCTGCGGTGTGGCCTTCGTCGCAACCCTCCGTGGCACCCCTTCCCGCGAGATCGTCGAGTCCGCCCTCACGGCGCTCATGAACCTCGACCACCGCGGCGCCGTCGGCGCCGAGGAGGACACCGGCGACGGCGCCGGCATCCTGCTCCAGGTCCCCGACGCCTTCCTCCGCGAGGAGCTCGGCTTCCCCCTGCCCGACCCCGGGTACTACGCCGTCGGCATGGCCTTCCTGCCGGGCGGGACCAGCGCCTCGACCGAGCGCGCCGCCGCCGTCGCCGCCGTCGAGCGCATCGCCGCCGAGGAGGGCCTGCGGGTCCTGGGCTGGCGTGAGGTCCCCGTCGTCGCCGACCTCGTCGGCCCGATGGCCCGTTCGACCATGCCGGCCCTGCGCCACCTCGTCGTCACCGACGCCGACGGGACGCGCTCCGGCGTCGCGCTCGACCGCCTCGCCTACCGGCTGCGCAAGCGCGCCGAGCACGAGGTGGGCGTCTACCTCGCCTCGCTGTCCTCGCGCACCCTCGTCTACAAGGGGATGCTCACGACGACGCAGCTCGCGCCCTTCTTCCCCGACCTCGGGGACCCGCGGATGGTGAGCGCACTCGCGCTCGTCCACTCGCGCTTCTCGACGAACACCTTCCCCTCCTGGCCGCTGGCCCAGCCGTTCCGGCTCGTCGCGCACAACGGTGAGATCAACACGGTGCGTGGCAACCGCAACTGGATGGGGGCGCGCGAGGGCGTGGCCTCCAGCGAGCTGCTCGGGGACCTCGAGCCGCTGCTGCCGATCTGCCCGCCGGGGGCGAGCGACTCCGCGTCCTTCGACGAGGTGCTCGAGCTGCTCCACCTCGCCGGCCGCTCCCTGCCGCACGCCGTGCTCATGATGATCCCCGAGGCGTGGCAGAACCACGCCGAGATGGACGCCTCACGCCGCGCCTTCTACGAGTACAACTCCACGATCATGGAGCCGTGGGACGGCCCCGCGGCCATGACGTTCACCGACGGCACGCTCATCGGGGCGGTGCTCGACCGCAACGGCCTGCGCCCGGCCCGCTACTGGGTGACCGACGACATCGTCGTCCTCGCCTCGGAGGCCGGGGTGCTCGACCTCGACCCCTCGACGATCACCCGCAAGGGACGCCTCGAGCCAGGGCGCATGTTCCTCGTGGACACCGCCGCCGGGGAGGTCGTGGACGACGACGCCCTCAAGGCCGAGCTCGCCGCCCAGCACCCGCACGCCGACTGGCTCGCCGAGCACACCCTGCACCTGGGTGACCTGCCCGACCGCGAGCACGTCCTGCACTCGCGCTCCTCGGTGGTCCGCCGCCAGCAGGTGTTCGGGTACAGCGACGAGGAGCTGCGCATCGTTCTGGCGCCGATGGCCCAGACCGGCGCCGAGGCGCTCGGGTCGATGGGCACCGACACGCCGGTCGCCGTGCTCTCCAGCCGTCCGCGCCTGCTCTTCGACTACTTCGCCCAGCAGTTCGCGCAGGTGACCAACCCGCCGCTCGACGCGATCCGCGAGGAGCTCGTCACCTCCCTCGGCGGCGCGATCGGCCCCGAGCCCAACCTCCTCGCCGACCTGCCCGAGCACGCGCGCAAGCTCGTCCTGCCGTTCCCGACGATCGACAACGACCAGCTCGCCAAGATCGCCCACCTCGGCACGGCGCGCGCCGCCAAGGGCCTGAGCTCGGTCGTCGTGTCCGGCCTGTACCCCGTCGCCGGCGGGGGAGCGGCGCTCGAGCAGCGCCTGCAGGAGATCTTCGCGGAGGTCGACGAGGCCATCGAGCGTGGCGTGAGCTTCATCGTGCTGTCCGACCGGCACGCCACCGCCACGCTCGCCCCGATCCCCTCCCTGCTCCTCACCGCCGCGGTGCACCACCACACGCTGCGCCGCCGCACCCGCACGAAGGTCAGCCTCCTCGTCGAGGCCGGGGACGTGCGCGAGGTCCACCACGTCGCCATGCTCATCGGCTACGGCGCGGCGGCGGTCAACCCCTACCTCGCGATGGAGAGCGCCGAGGAGCTCGTCCTCGGGGGCACGGTCACCGGGGTCAGCGCCGAGCAGGCGGTCGCCAACGTGATCCGCGCGCTGGGCAAGGGCGTGCTCAAGGTCATGAGCAAGATGGGGATCTCCACGGTCTCCTCCTACCGCGGCGCGCAGGTGTTCGAGTCCCTCGGCCTGTCCCGCGAGCTCGTCGACACCTACTTCACCGGCACACCCGCCCCGATCGACGGCGTCGGCCTCGACGTCGTCGCCGCGGAGGTCGCCGCCCGCCACGCGACCGCCTACCCGCCCTCGGGCATCTCCCCGGCCCACCGCAGCCTGCGCGTGGGCGGGGAGTACCAGTGGCGCCGCGAGGGCGAGCCGCACCTGTTCGACCCCGAGACCGTCTTCCGGCTCCAGCACGCCACCCGTTCGCGCAAGATGGACGTGTTCCGCGACTACACCCGCCGGGTGGACGAGCAGTCCGAGCGGCTCATGACGCTGCGCGGCCTGTTCCGCCTGCGGACGGGGGAGCGCCCGCCGGTGCCGATCGACGAGGTCGAGCCGGTGAGCGAGATCGTCAAGCGCTTCTCCACGGGCGCCATGTCCTACGGCTCGATCTCCGCCGAGGCGCACGAGACGCTCGCGATCGCCATGAACACCCTCGGTGCCAAGTCCAACAGCGGTGAGGGCGGGGAGGACACCGACCGCCTCCACGACCCGCTGCGCCGCTCGGCGATCAAGCAGGTCGCCTCCGGACGGTTCGGCGTCACGGCCGACTACCTGAGCAGCGCGGACGACATCCAGATCAAGGTCGCGCAGGGCGCCAAGCCGGGCGAGGGCGGGCAGCTGCCCGGCCCGAAGGTCTACCCGTGGGTGGCCGGCACCCGGCACTCCACGCCGGGCGTCGGGCTCATCTCCCCGCCGCCGCACCACGACATCTACTCCATCGAGGACCTCGCCCAGCTCATCCACGACCTCAAGAACGCCAACCCGCAGGCGCGCGTGCACGTCAAGCTCGTCTCCGAGGTCGGCGTCGGGACCGTGGCGGCGGGCGTCGCCAAGGCGCACGCCGACGTCGTCCTCGTCTCCGGGCACGACGGCGGGACCGGGGCCAGCCCGCTGACCTCGCTCAAGCACGCGGGCGGCCCGTGGGAGCTCGGCCTGGCCGAGACCCAGCAGACGCTCGTGCTCAACGGGCTGCGTGACCGGATCGTCGTCCAGACCGACGGGCAGCTCAAGACGGGGCGCGACGTCCTCATCGCGGCGCTGCTCGGCGCGGAGGAGTACGGCTTCGCCACCGCGCCGCTCGTCGTCGCCGGCTGCGTCATGATGCGCGTGTGCCACCTGGACACCTGCCCGGTCGGCATCGCGACGCAGAACCCCGAGCTGCGCGCGCGGTTCACCGGCCGCGCCGAGCACATCGTCACGTTCTTCGAGTTCGTCGCCCAGGAGGTGCGCGAGCTGCTCGCCTCCCTCGGTCTGCGCTCGATCGACGAGGCCATCGGCCGCGTCGACCTGCTCGACACCGACGAGGCCGTGGGCCACTGGAAGACCGCGGGCCTGGACCTCAGCCCCGTGCTCGCCGACATCGACCCCGCGCCGGGGACGGCCCGGCGGCGCGTGCGCGAGCAGGACCACGGGCTCGACAAGAGCCTCGACGTCGCGCTCATCGAGCAGGCCCGCCCCGCGCTGGAGGACGGCACACCGGTGCGCATCGACGTGCCGGTCCGCAACGTCAACCGCAGCGTCGGCACCCGCCTGGGCCACGAGGTGGCCCGCCGGTACCGGTCCGCGGGGCTGCCGGACGGCACCATCGACGTCACCCTGCGCGGCACGGCGGGGCAGTCCTTCGGGGCGATCCTGCCCGCCGGGATCACCCTGCGGCTGCTCGGCGACGCCAACGACTACGTCGGCAAGTCGCTGTGCGGCGGGCGGATCATCGTCCGGCCCGAGCCCGACTCCCGGCTGCGCGCGGCTGAGAACACCATCGCGGGCAACGTCATCGGCTACGGCGCCACCTCCGGGGAGCTCTTTCTCTCCGGCCGCGTGGGGGAGCGGTTCTGCGTCCGCAACTCCGGCGCGACCGCCGTCGTCGAGGGGGTGGGGGACCACGCGCTGGAGTACATGACCGGCGGCACGGTCCTCATCGCCGGTCCGACCGGCCGCAACCTCGGCGCCGGCATGTCCGGCGGCACCGCCTACGTCCTCGACCTCGACCGTGCCCGGGTCAACGCCCCGGCCGTCGCCGACGGCGAGCTCCTCCTCGTCGACCTCGACGCCGAGGACCGCTCGATCGTCCTCGACCTCCTGCGTCGTCACCTCGAGCACACCGGGTCCACCGTCGCCGCCGAGCTCCTCGACGACGCCGACGCCACCTGCGCCCGGTTCGTCAAGGTCCTGCCCCGCCGCTTCGCGGCCGTCTCCGCCGCCCTCGCCGACGCCGCCCAGGAGGGCCTGGACGCCGGATCCCCGGACGTGTGGAGCACCATCCTGGAGGTGTCCAATGGCTGA
- the nusB gene encoding transcription antitermination factor NusB translates to MAARSKARARAVDVLYEADQRALAGWDVELRELLAQRLERTTAQTALPQYAVDIVEGVADHAAEIDELITTYAQDWTLPRMPAVDRAILRLGVWELMFNDDVPGAVAVDEAVALATKLSTDESPRFVNGLLGRILQLEAGGRD, encoded by the coding sequence ATGGCCGCACGCAGCAAGGCGCGGGCGCGCGCCGTGGACGTGCTCTACGAGGCCGACCAGCGCGCGCTCGCCGGCTGGGACGTCGAGCTCCGGGAGCTGCTCGCGCAGCGCCTCGAGCGCACGACCGCCCAGACCGCCCTCCCGCAGTACGCCGTCGACATCGTCGAGGGCGTGGCCGACCACGCGGCCGAGATCGACGAGCTCATCACCACCTACGCCCAGGACTGGACGCTGCCGCGGATGCCCGCGGTCGACCGTGCCATCCTGCGGCTGGGCGTGTGGGAGCTGATGTTCAACGACGACGTGCCCGGTGCCGTCGCCGTCGACGAGGCGGTCGCCCTCGCGACCAAGCTCTCGACCGACGAGTCGCCGCGGTTCGTCAACGGCCTCCTCGGCCGGATCCTCCAGCTCGAGGCCGGCGGCCGGGACTAG
- the efp gene encoding elongation factor P codes for MATTNDLKNGMVLVIDGNLWSVVEFQHVKPGKGPAFVRTKIKNVLSGKTVDKTFNAGVKVETATVDRRDMQYLYQDGDDYVFMDTSTYDQLPVSGDVVGDAANFLLEGQIATVATHEGRVLYIDLPASVVLEITYTEPGLQGDRSSAGTKPATVETGYEIQVPLFLEQGTKVKVDTRTGAYLGRVND; via the coding sequence GTGGCCACCACGAACGACCTGAAGAACGGCATGGTGCTCGTCATCGACGGCAACCTCTGGTCCGTCGTCGAGTTCCAGCACGTCAAGCCCGGCAAGGGTCCGGCCTTCGTGCGGACCAAGATCAAGAACGTGCTCTCGGGCAAGACGGTCGACAAGACCTTCAACGCCGGCGTCAAGGTCGAGACCGCGACCGTCGACCGGCGCGACATGCAGTACCTGTACCAGGACGGCGACGACTACGTCTTCATGGACACCTCGACCTACGACCAGCTGCCGGTGAGCGGCGACGTCGTCGGCGACGCGGCGAACTTCCTCCTCGAGGGCCAGATCGCCACGGTGGCCACCCACGAGGGCCGGGTCCTCTACATCGACCTGCCCGCCTCGGTCGTCCTCGAGATCACCTACACCGAGCCCGGCCTCCAGGGCGACCGTTCCTCGGCCGGCACGAAGCCCGCGACCGTCGAGACCGGCTACGAGATCCAGGTGCCCCTGTTCCTCGAGCAGGGGACCAAGGTCAAGGTCGACACCCGCACCGGGGCCTACCTCGGCCGCGTGAACGACTGA
- the aroB gene encoding 3-dehydroquinate synthase — translation MIEARVPVRAEHDYEVLIGRGLEAETARAVGSEPRRVLLVHQPPLAERAARLADVLRDAGHEVLPAEVPDGEAAKTAAVLTDLWGRLGRAAFTRQDVVVGLGGGAATDLAGFVAASWLRGVAVVHVPTTLLGMVDAAVGGKAAINTAEGKNLVGAFHSPRAVVCDLDTLATLPPQDHAAGLAEVVKCGFIADPRILELVEADAGTAALDPSTPVLAELVRRAVEVKADVVSADLREAGRREFLNYGHTLAHAIELSEDFRWRHGDAVAVGMVFAAELARAAGRLDPADVARHREVLGMLGLPTTYRQDRWAELLEAMGRDKKTRGSTLRFVVLDGIGRPGRLEGPDPELLRSAYATLAR, via the coding sequence ATGATCGAGGCGCGCGTGCCCGTGCGGGCCGAGCACGACTACGAGGTGCTCATCGGCCGGGGCCTGGAGGCCGAGACCGCGCGAGCCGTGGGCAGTGAGCCCCGCCGGGTGCTGCTCGTCCACCAGCCGCCGCTCGCCGAGCGCGCCGCCCGGCTCGCCGACGTGCTGCGCGACGCCGGTCACGAGGTGCTCCCCGCCGAGGTGCCCGACGGCGAGGCTGCCAAGACCGCCGCCGTCCTCACCGACCTGTGGGGCCGCCTCGGCCGCGCCGCCTTCACCCGCCAGGACGTCGTCGTCGGGCTCGGGGGAGGGGCGGCCACCGACCTCGCCGGGTTCGTCGCCGCCTCGTGGCTCCGTGGCGTGGCCGTCGTCCACGTGCCCACGACCCTCCTCGGCATGGTCGACGCCGCCGTCGGGGGGAAGGCCGCGATCAACACGGCGGAGGGCAAGAACCTCGTCGGAGCCTTCCACTCGCCCCGCGCCGTCGTGTGCGACCTCGACACCCTCGCCACGCTGCCGCCCCAGGACCACGCCGCGGGTCTGGCCGAGGTCGTCAAGTGCGGCTTCATCGCCGACCCCCGCATCCTCGAGCTCGTCGAGGCCGACGCCGGCACGGCGGCCCTCGACCCGTCCACGCCGGTGCTCGCCGAGCTCGTCCGCCGCGCGGTCGAGGTCAAGGCCGACGTCGTGTCCGCCGACCTGCGTGAGGCCGGGCGCCGCGAGTTCCTCAACTACGGCCACACCCTCGCGCACGCGATCGAGCTGAGCGAGGACTTCCGCTGGCGGCACGGCGACGCCGTCGCCGTCGGGATGGTCTTCGCCGCCGAGCTCGCCCGCGCCGCCGGCCGCCTCGACCCCGCCGACGTCGCACGTCACCGCGAGGTGCTCGGGATGCTCGGCCTGCCGACCACCTACCGCCAGGACCGGTGGGCGGAGCTCCTCGAGGCGATGGGCCGGGACAAGAAGACCCGTGGCTCGACCCTCCGTTTCGTCGTCCTCGACGGGATCGGCCGGCCGGGTCGCCTCGAGGGTCCCGACCCCGAGCTGCTGCGCAGCGCGTACGCCACCCTCGCGAGATGA
- a CDS encoding shikimate kinase, with protein sequence MSARRATVVLVGPPGAGKTTVGGELARLLGVELLDTDEDVERREGRTISDIFIDDGEAHFRALEHAAVVRALEAHEGVVALGGGAVEHPETRAALRSVPVVYLDVSMAKALPRVGLSGARPLLVDSPRARWKALMDARRPLYQEVAGLVVLTDDEPVERLATLIAEALERGELRPRDET encoded by the coding sequence ATGAGCGCCCGACGCGCCACCGTCGTCCTCGTCGGTCCTCCCGGTGCTGGGAAGACCACCGTCGGCGGCGAGCTCGCCCGGCTCCTCGGCGTCGAGCTCCTCGACACCGACGAGGACGTGGAGCGCCGCGAGGGCCGCACGATCAGCGACATCTTCATCGACGACGGCGAGGCGCACTTCCGCGCGCTCGAGCACGCGGCCGTGGTCCGGGCGCTGGAGGCGCACGAGGGGGTCGTCGCGCTGGGCGGAGGAGCGGTCGAGCACCCCGAGACCCGCGCCGCGCTGCGCTCGGTGCCCGTCGTCTACCTCGACGTCTCCATGGCCAAGGCCCTGCCGCGGGTGGGACTGTCCGGAGCGCGCCCGCTCCTCGTCGACAGCCCCAGGGCCCGCTGGAAGGCCCTCATGGACGCCCGGCGCCCGCTGTACCAGGAGGTTGCCGGCCTCGTCGTCCTCACCGACGACGAGCCCGTCGAGCGCCTCGCCACGCTCATCGCCGAGGCGCTGGAGCGCGGGGAGCTGCGCCCCCGGGACGAGACATGA